A window of Solanum stenotomum isolate F172 chromosome 9, ASM1918654v1, whole genome shotgun sequence genomic DNA:
AAGACAGATTATTCTGGCGTAGCAAAGGTATTTACACAGTAAATCGGCCTATATAGTACTCATGCATAGTGGTCAGCAGGGGCCCAAATGGCCTTGGAAGCATATCTGGAAAGTGAAGATACCCTACTAGGTGgcaattttttcttttggctAGTTGTAAAAATCAAGCTTGACTCAAGACAACTTGATGAACCGGAGTTGCAGTTGTGTTCAAAATGTGTTGTGTGGTAAGGGTTGGCGTTGACCAGCTTTGGCAAGATGAACTGTCAGatcttatttcatttttgatGCAAGGAAAAATTCCTAGATGATGCTGAAACATTGATAAAAATCATAGAATCCCTGTACGAAGAGCAAGGAGatattttgcttcttttgaAATGTCAACATGGTTTGTGCACAACCTTTGTGCCGATGATATATAACATTATTacctttctaaaaaaataatagtgttACATTACCTTGCCCAAAAGAAGTTCTCCAGAGGGAAGAGACACCACAAGAGGTGTGGCGATCCTCCCCGAAGGAAACACCTCAGTTAATGCACCATTGGTGGTATTCAATATCATGTACTCTCTTCTAATCCCCAAGCAGATATTCTCACCACACCAAGACATCGACTTTACTGTGTCAGGAACTCCAAATTCTTTCACCTCCACAAATCCTCTCCCCCCTACCGAAGTTTCAAATAAGAATCAGATTACACTAACAGAACTCCTATAGCATGAGAAAACTACTATCATCAATATCCAAACTTCTTTGAGCAAGAAACCTGAAAGTCAAGTCACCAAGTGCAATAAGGAAGAATTTATGGGCACTTACGATATTTGTGTTAAACTAAAAGCAGTGAACAGAAAACTATACCTCCCTCCAGCTATTTTCGGATGTCAAAAAATGTTTGAACCATTCCATTTCTATACAACTTTCACAACTTCAGAAAATTCAAATCATTAAACTACTTTAAAAACCGGCGTTATCTGATGTTTACTATATCAATTATCTTTTCAACCATCAGTTTAATACTTTCTTCTACTTGCCTTATTGTAACATATAAATCAAGTTAATATTTTTACGTCTGCTCAAATATTGTCATATTTTAGTAGCAAGTACAAGGGACGTAGCTAATTTGGAAGATCTGCAAAAGGTTAGCTACAGTTCAAGGTTATGTCTCCACTTACCGGAGGCAAAAACAGATACAGACTGCATTCTTTTAACACATTTAACCATAACCTTTATAGTGGTAAAGCATAGTTCTAATTATGTTAGTAACATCATACCAACGGAAAAACACTTCCTTTCACATCTAGCAGACACTGAAGTACACACCCACTCATCTAAAATCATCAGAAATGCATCAATATCAACTTCCAACAAACAAATATCGTAATAAACTACAATTCAAGTAATTACCATCATGTCTGAAGATACAAACCCTCTTTTGCCTCCCAAAGCATAAAAAACCCCTTTTATCATCCCACGAATACACATTTGCACCTTTAGCCTTAGTAATCACAGCTAAAGTCTCCAAATTAGGCAGCCTATGGAACGCAATAGACTCCGAAAGGGAAAGCAGAAGTTCTCGTGAGACGAGGACTTCCATAGCCAGCATTTGTCGTCTGGAGAATCCATTCACAGTTCTTTCAAGCACGTATCGTTCCTGCTGAAGCCCTAAGTTTTGGTTGTGGTAATCGGACGTCGGAGATTGACCGGGAACGGAGGATTCAGGACCGTAAACATGGAGAGATCCATCGGAACAAGCGACGAGCAAATTTGAACCGTATGACTCGATAGCATCGATTTTCGTTGGACAACTATTGAGAAGTTCGAAGGAATCGTAGGCACTGTGCaccattttttttagcttcGTTCTTCTCCGATTGATTTTTGTCTCCGATGTCAAATTTCTCTCAGTTCGACAGTCCACGTGAAACGACGTCGTGTTTGCATGTTGATTGCTCAACTGGAGCCTTTGTTACAAACTTACAGTTACATGCTTTGTCCCGCTCTTTTTGGATTTTGTCTAAACTTTACTATTTCTTGTCCTATTTTATTTGTCGTTTTCGctaaaaataaatgattaaaatataaaatataatgaataaatagacttaatttagtcaaatttgtaatttttttattataaatatattactttaaaaaacttgaaagaaaaaacacGATAAGTAAAATAGATCAGAGGCAggagtataatttattttagtcaCATGTCATGTCAAAATTAGATCATCGTGCAATTCTCGActaaatttcatttatttctttttaggcAAATGATATAGTAGAACAATTATCAACTGTCACACACTGTTCAATATGATTATAATTATAGAAGGcgatatattttaattgattaatttgtCTATGTAATGAGTGCTTGAAAATACACACAAAATTTTGAGTCTAAAATGTCTAATAGTAATTGACTGGTACACTTCAGCATCATAGGAATAATGGGTGATCTACTGGTATTGAACTTTCGACTTGTCTCACCAGTAAAACTTCAAGTTAAAACTACTTTTGATGTTGCACACAATGGTGAATTTTGCCTTTGATTGAAAAGAATACTGGACAATTCGAAGATAAATGTTGCAGTTTTTATACATTTCTAGTGGAACTCAACCATCAACTGTGAGTAGTAACAAGAATGTCACTTCTTGTGATCTAGTAGCTGACCAAGGGCAAAAGTCATAAGTAAAATGAAGCCTTAATACAAAATTTCAATCATTTTCATTGATAACAAAGTTCTCTAACCAGTGTCATATCAGGTCTAGTGTATTTTCTGTATATACCAATATGTGCAGATTCATTATGTGTTTACTGTTGacattcaatctcaagcaacaACATATCCATGTAAATCCCacacaagtggggtctagggaggtTCAAATGGGGGTAGAGAGGTTGCTTCTGATAGACAAAAATTCAATCTAAAGCAATACACCAGCATTTTGTCATCCACCGCACACAAAAACACCAAACATTATGGACCTATAGGCACTGCCCTGAATGACAGGTTATGGCATCAAGCTAAGACTAGAAAGAAATAAGATACTGCTAATGCAGAAATTTAAACTCAGCATAAGTAGTAGTAGTATTGGCCAGATGCCAAGAAGATTCATACATTAGCCAATAAACATAAAATGGCGAGCGACCATTCATCTGGCAAAACATGACAATCAAAATGACACTTATTTGTGGCCCTTCTTCTTCCAGAGGTCACCAAACATCTTAATACCAGAACCTTTTCTCTTGCCATGTCCAAAAACATCGTCTGAATCATCAACTAGCCCTGGTGAACCCATGTAACCGCCGTATCCGCCAACAGCTGGTTCGAATACATTACCAAAGTGCTTATCCATTGATCCACACCTCTCCGGCAGCCTTCTCCCGTTCATCTCCACACCTCCTCCTGCTAATATTGCTGCTGCAGCATCTGCAGCTTTCCTCCATTGTTCTGTTTGGACTCTTAGTTTCTTCATCTCAGTTTCTAATGCCACTTTTGCCTTCTCAGTGGCTTCAAGTTTCTCCTTTAAATTAAGTCCATCATTCTTGCTTGTTTCCAGCTCTTGTGTTACTTGGTCTAGCTTGAGGCTCGTTTCGTCTTCCTTGGCCTTAGTGGATGATATCTCTTGCATCTTTTCATTCAGCTCCTTTTTCAGGTTTTCATTTTCTTGGCTGAAAACCTcaagttctttttctttctcctccAACTTGGATTTCAGTGAACTAATCTCTTCATCCTTCAAATTCAGCTCTTCAAACGATGGTTTCACCGGTTCATCAGGTGAAAGActtgaacttttcaagtcatCTTCAGTAGAGGGGTGGCTAATTTCAACACTTGGAGGAGGCTCCACAGTTAACTTCTCAACTGGAACTTCAAACACATCTGTTTCTTTCATTTCATCGCCATCTTGAATTTCATGACTTGGATTGATTCTGTTGTCATTGTCATTATTGGTTTCTTGGATTTGGTCAGACTCAACAACAGTTGGCTTCTTGGTTTTCTTCTCAAGCTGTTCTTGAGCTGCTTTTTTTGCAGCCTCAGCTGAAACTAACTGCCCTTTAAGGGACTTGAGCTCATCCTGTGCTTGGCCAAGTTGGGATTCCAAATCTGCAATTCTAGTTCCAAGTTTCCTCTGATTCAGTGGATCAGATTGAGCACCACGTGGAGAGCGACGATCACCTAATTTAGGACTCCGGTCAGTCACTGGCCTATGGTGTAGAGGATCAGACTCAGAGCTTGATGTTCTAAGTTGTGAAGGGGCTCGAGGAGATTGCCTTTGAGGCATTTCTGATCCCCTATActctcaaaaattgaaaaaggaaattacTGTTAGATACTATGAACAATAAGTTTGTAACATATAAGAAGGATAACAGTCCATAACAAACCGGACACGGATAACCTGCTACAACATGTTAAAATACACCGATATTCTAAAAAAATCGTTTACGTTTACTCATACAGCTTTTAAAGGGAGTGCAAATCATCCCAAGAACTCACCTTGATCTTGGCATTGTACCTTCTTAAAATGTCAAATGATGCAAAGCTTCTAACACTTCAAAAATCTTGATCTGTGGAAGTGAAGGATCAATTATCAGTTTTaagtcaacaacaacatatcaatTGTAGTCACACTAGCGAGGTTTAAGTAGTGTGTACACAAACCTTGCCcctaccttgggaggtagagagTTTGTTTCCGATACACCCTCGACACTCAATAATAGGATTGAAGAAACCAGGacaaaatatgataaatcaGTTTAAATCATATCAACAAAATGCATCAAGTTCACCACATTGCATTAGAATTGAAAGTTTTCAGaaataatttcaagaaagtaACATACAAACACAACAATAGAAGCAGGAAAAACTAATTTTCAGTACTAATTCAATGAAATTACACCTTTTGGCTATTGCAGCAAAGCCAGAAATGTCCAACAACACTTTTTTGAGGAGTGTAACAAATAACCCACCAaagtaattaagtaaataatacAACAGTGACACAtacaaaagataaaagaaagaaGCATGCTTTTAGAACAGAGCAAAAGGAAATTTTGCAGACACCTTTAACCCCATGCATATGTCAATGTCATTGAAAAATGTGCACATAATAttctaataaaagaaaaaaaaatactagaagggtttacaaatattagattttCATATAATCTTATTATGTCTGTTTGCATGAATACACTCAAAAAGTTCACCAAAATGAAGATCTACCCAACAAATGATGGCTActcgaactcttcaaaaatactAATGTACTCGTATTAAACCCTCCAAAAAATGCGGTTTGAAGAGTACGAGCAACATAGAACGTGTAAGAGAATATAAACTAGAATTCTTTGAAGGACTATAGTATTATAACCTCAAAAAGTGAGATTTGCTCTTATTTTAATGTTCTTGAAAGAGAATCATAAATCACTTTTGACCAAACAAACACAAGTCCTTAAAAAGGAGGAAACTTTGATCTTTACAAagacaaaaacaacaacaaaagacaaaggaagagaaaaatagaaatatcaagaaaatgtCCCTCAATTCTTACTTGTTCTAAGCAAAAGTTGATACAAGAAGCCTTgagaatgaaagaaaataaaaaaacactCACAAAGCAGAATCAAGAAAAAGGCTTTAGCTTTTTGTGGATGCAAGATTGCCTATGAATGAGGGCTTACTTACCAGCATTAAAAGccctttcctttttcttgaaaaagtgAGACAGTATAATTTGAGTGGAGCAGTAGAATTTTCTAGCCAAGTGATATGTTaaagatttgaactttgaaaTGTTTGAAGTTTGAATTAAAGTTGGGTGGCAGAGTGGAAGTGGGGTGAAGAGGACAAGAGGgtaaatttgaatgataaaagTAAAAGGACACCAAATAATGTCACTATGGTCTTGGAAAaatcatcttttctttttttttagttttcatcGGTGTGCGGTATCTGtattaaaaatttcaattatatCTAGATTTGTGTCGAAAAATTCCATTTCGAGGTAAGAATGTTGATGAGAATGATCCTAAATTGGAACGGGAAGAGAATTTTACACTCCTTATAAAGCTTGAACAATTCTTAATTCTTTAAGCTAGTTTTTATGGTGTGAATTAGGCATAAAAACTAAGTCAACATGATATGAGGGTCACACTCATTGAATTCAATGTGTCGCGAGTTGTGAATATACTCTTGATCCATGAATATTTTACTCTGAACTAAACAGTGAAACCTCAGATAAAGAATATTTGAATCCTAACATGAGGAGTGTTACTCTACATCCGatcaaaaaaaactttaagtTCATTATAAAATTTGGGCAATCCTCTTCCTGATTATTCTCATCAACAAAAACATTTGAAGAAGTCCATCACTAAGAATGGCAAAGGTGACCTTTTTTTTAACTGTCCTTTTGCTTCGTTTCAAACCACTTACCTTTCTTGATTACTgaatcttttttctctttctcagCATCTAAATTATGGATAACAGTGAAGATAATTTAACCTTTGAATTTCACACACTAAAAccaagaaaattaaatattggactttgaaccatggaagaaaGGAACTATGTGTCCCATTAGATAATTGAGACAACTACTAAGAAACAATTGAAAACCGagttagtattattttaagtagttttttttttaaaagatcttACTCCCTcattcacttttattttatcCACAACACAATAAACATCACACGTCccttaaaagaataaatacatattttatcgTTATAGTTAATGctaaagataaagaaaaataattgtatttctattgatatattaaaaatgaaaatattccttttttcttcacttttaaGTTTCAAGGTAACTTTTTGCTACTCTTTTGCTCAAGTAGTAGAAATGATGTTGTTACTCATAAAGATTGTGGTGAAGTGATaagtatttcttcatttttaatcaaCATGTCTCTAATTGGAGTCTTCTTACATATGGAATCGTCTTTGTAAGGAAGCGTTTTATTCCCAATGTAAAACTTTCTGGTGCGAATCCAAATTTAGTTGCGCTAGATAacgggaaaccaaaaaaaatgatgttGTCTATAGTCTATTGcctattaaaaaatgaaaaagaaaagagacataattgttcatcatttttcagtcccagaaaattaaaaaaagaaaattctcctactcctttcttttcttttacttctatATCTATAACTTAAGAGAAACTTTTTCTTAGTTAGATTGggtttaataataaaaattcaatttgtttttctaTGCATGGTTCTCATTATACTAGTATTAAAAGGCATATCTTTAAGATCAATTATGCTAATCATGGAGATTAATAATGTTTGACTCTATTTTGTCAAATTTCACTATCAGACAACACCATACTCAGTATAATATTTGTAAGGTATTAGCTGTAGACCTTTCAGCTCAAAAGAAATGTTTCAGATAAAGTTTCACTATCCATATTTAGAATCCATCCTAGACATAATCCAGCCATTAAGGAAGAATCCATATAATTAACACATTCCAATATTATTTGATAAAAGAAGTAACGTTTGTCTTTTAACACTAGATTTTTTCCAAAAGGACTACTTCAACTACTAGTTTCATTATTAAGGTCCCTAGACATTCTGGATATTcatgaataattatttaattagttttgcAAAAATTCAAATCAAGACATTGAAAAGTGATTCAATCATGAATTAATCAAAGTGGGACTCAACATCAATTAAGAATTTAGATGGGTGGCCCATGATTATATTCAAAAGAAGTAGCTAGGCTTTAATATATGAAAAAGGAACATTGCATGTGAGGTCTAAATGCATCCCAACTACTCCATGGAACCAgattatacttttttttggtTCTCATCCGCTATCCGGAAGACCACATTAGAGCCctgactaaatttgaattgtgcattgtaGGGTCCATTCGTGGGTGACGGtcccaacaagatttttttCATACCCAGGACTCGAACTCGAGACGTTCTTGTTAAGGGTAAAGCAGTCATTCCACTtcaccacaacccttgttggtagATTATACTTACATcaaccccacccccaccccctttccaatttttttttaatcaaatactATGAATCTTTCGATTTATTGGCTTTCACACTCAATTACTTAAGGTAAATTTACAAATgttttttatgaatataatgAGTCTGCCTTCTCTTTTTTGTTAATAGGGAAAAGGGtatgatatacccctcaactttgtcatttagagctgatatacccctcgttatgaaagtgatttatatatacccctacttatatacaaatggctcGCATATACCCTTTTCTTCTAAcggatgaaaaaaattaatttcaggttaatttttttttatttttaaaaaatatatatataatctcatatgagtatatttaatcctcctcaaacatatattttttaaaaaacttttttttgtttcaatgactaatttagatttattattttgatggtcaaatttatttatgtttcactaatattcttgtaaaacttattatagatgaccaaattttttttcttcaaatacaaaaattaaattacaatatagacaaaaaaaaataaattataatatagtcataaaaaaatagttttaaatttttttctttacactaaggaatgaaagaaaaaataaaataaaataagaaactcaaataattataataaaagaagtcaaaaaataatttatgtataaaaaagattaaaatataccttgaactttgctagaagaatcatatatacccctaaataatttttatgaaaattaaaagtcaacaatataaatttaaaactaactttttcacttccgttaaatgaagggtatatgtgagctcattttgtaacgtaggggtatatgtgagccgtttgtataacggtaagggtatatatgagccactttcataacgaggggcatatcagctccaaatggcTAAGTTGAGGAGTATATCAAGTTCTTTTCCCttgttaatatttcaaaaaaatatcgAAGCTAATGTGATATCAAAATATTCGAAGGTATTAGATGCATGTAAACCCAAGCTCCCACACTATACCACTGACCtcaactatttatttttttttaagaaaaaaatatgatcatTCTAAGTTTctattaaatttaagaaaaactaTATTATGCAtatcttatttataaatttaaattcttatCACTAAACTATGATCTAAGTGATATACACTTTTACTTTAATATTTGACTCGTAGACGTTAACTTATCTTGATTGGTTCAGATCTTGAATCAAAAAATGCATGGATTGtacattaattaatcaaatgaTGGGTCATAATAATGTGAATGGAGACTTTTCTTATTATAGGTTAAATAAAGAATTGATTGATCAATATGGGTGGTGATTTGTGATCCTTCCGCTTTTAATCAGAAGTATTGAATTTTAGCTctaggaaatgaaaaaaattatattaagagTGTCGCCCCAGAAATGAATCATATAATGCgtgaattcaattttaattaaacaACAATATAGATAACAAACATCggatggaaaaaaaaatgattaaaactCAATCATGGGGTATTGTTTTCGGgcattaataatttaatatgaaaGTCATATGTGAATGCCTGTGCAGAgtgcaatattattttcatataagCATTAATTTATATCTTTATGTTCGTTAGCTCTTctataaaattcaataattaaaagattacctagaaatgttttatttatttttctatgtgATAAAACCtttgaaatcataattttcTCTTCCCCATGAAATGACGACCTACGATACTTTGGGAAAAAACATATAGAAAAGTCAATATAATTAGTTAAACATATTAGTctattatttatcttttgtttcatttattaGCTAGAGATGTACACTTTTCTCCTTATCGTCGCTGcgaaggtaaaaaaaaaaaaacaatccttAGCGCAGCGACCAAAGTCGATCGttacataattaatatttatataactaatatctatttaattaatattcagattattaataTGTGCATAACGCTGTCCAACTATCTAAAACAACCCGTAAGTGAATTAAACTTAGATCCGAAGAGAAGTTATTATAATAGTAAGAATAAATAAAGTGATGGTGAGATGTAAAAATCAGAGAGCCCACCAAACTTGAATTTGATTAGATCATTGAACTTATTTGATTCTTCtaactaaattaataataaaagcaATACTTtctttagtttaaaaaaatgtCCAAACAAGATTAAACATCTTTAGCAGTACTCCAAATTGGGTAGTACACTTGGTACTACTTAATACTTATGTTGCACAATATTAATCTTgcaaaattttatgaaattgaaatgtcaaatataatattagcAGTACTAGAATTGTactatagtaaaaaaaaaaaaaaagtagtactaCTAAAAAAAACATTGAGACACTATTGATGATAATATATAGTATAAGTTATTGTAGTACAATCATACACATGTACTTGCTAGGCCACTTTTATTTGTGAAAGAATAATATAATGTACTGCATCATATCAATAATCTTATCTATAAAAGGAGTCAAATTTGCAACATTGAACATGCCATGAGGAAATTGAATtaaagaagaagtagaagatgACACTTTGTTGGTGACTTTGGTCTCAAAAGAGTGCTTATCATTGTTTAGTTAATTTATTTACAGTAcgttatttgtcttatttttactTTAGTAAACTATTTATTGAAAcctatttcaaaaattagttttttttagttgataGTCTTTcgaaaacatattttatatccAGCAAGAGGtaagaataaaatttatatacattCCACAACCCCATTTATGAGATcatattggatatgttgttgttgttgttgtttatttcAGTAAATTGCTTATGTAGTATATAATATTGTACCTTAATTGAATGTTTGATGCATGTTTGTGTGGCGGTGAAGCAATATTTGATCCTATATatgcaataatatttttttgttgaagatcGTTCAACTGATCATCCTTGAATCTACCTAGCTTTTGTGATATAGAAGTTCCAATTTGTGGTTACAAAAGATAACCACCGTTTTTATACACTTCATATAATATTTGTAAGAATGAtccttgtttttttctttttgaacttAGAAATGATTTAgatgctttaatttaaaattttaaacatcTTGCAGTCTTGCTTTTTTGCATTATATGCCTTTTTTCCTCTAACCTTTGTTCATGAAATTTGCATTCTTGTACAATGGAATTGTGAAATAATATTTGTAGGAATATCAAGCATTATTATCATCATTATATGGACACATGGCATTATACTCTTGGGACCAAAGTCACCAACAGAGTGTCAAATTTCTCATCATTCCAAGGTCAACGAGAATGACGGAGCCAGAATTTTTATCAAGGAAAATCAACGTCTTCTCTTAATTAATGATTTctattgttttgttgttttatattagtgcctttttattttcattggAGGATGTAACCAGCTTAGATGTAATCCCCAGATATATATGTAATGATCAATCCCCTACCTTTTGGGGTATGTTTACTAAGcttgtgtttggacatgcgatataaAGTAACACTTTATTTTGTCTCTCATGTTATTGTGACAGGATTATTGTATTTGGACGGATACAGATATAAGATGATTATAATTTTTCTCAATgttctgaaaaatatttaatctagGAAAATAAGCCCcttcaaatgaaaaagaagacttTCCTAATGAATGAGaataaaacaaatttcataaGTGATATTCTAAGTCCATTATCTCCTCCCCACTCACCCAACGACCTTGAACATCCCACCCTCGACCCCCACTCTTCACCCCATAATAGTAATTGTTCTTAAAGACTACATACACGATAATTTGAAACAGAGAAAGCATATATTCTCACTTTGTAGCATGTTATCCTCTTTCTGAAGTTATCAACTGGCATTTATGTGTAACTTGTCATAAAACTCTTAACATTCTCAGAAATTAAAGCATTGAAGTCCATAAACACACCATTTggctaatttttaaaaagaaacaaagtacAACTTGAAGTAACTCGGCAACTATTTACAATTTGTGAATGAGTTTAACTTGCAAAACTTGATATATGCAGGGCTCAAGCAACATTTCATTCACTAGAATCAATTTCTCTGTTTTCGTACAACAGTATACCGAAATACGAAAGGGATGAAAAGTGAGATGGAAAAAGGTAGAGGGGAAGGGAAAAAAAGTAGttgcattttcttttttgctttttctttgGGTTGAGTGGCGATGAAACACGAGTGGAATCCTCACAACCCCACATCATCTAGCATTACTAGTGCCAGGCCACCCCAGGTGGACTAGACCGCGCACTTGCCTCAGCCAGTGAAACAGCCATAGCTAACATCATCTGCTCTTCAAAATTCTCAGGAACGATTGAACTGGTGGTGGGTTGAAGATCACTTACCATTTCACCCTGCAGAGGGAATGAGGCATCATCTTCCATTTCGTCAGAGACTGCATAACTAGTACCAACTTCGGCTACCATGGAACCATGATCGGCCCATTCACCGTCCTCCCTTGGTATTTCCAAATGGCTTTCAGGTGACAC
This region includes:
- the LOC125877056 gene encoding interactor of constitutive active ROPs 4; the protein is MPRSRGSEMPQRQSPRAPSQLRTSSSESDPLHHRPVTDRSPKLGDRRSPRGAQSDPLNQRKLGTRIADLESQLGQAQDELKSLKGQLVSAEAAKKAAQEQLEKKTKKPTVVESDQIQETNNDNDNRINPSHEIQDGDEMKETDVFEVPVEKLTVEPPPSVEISHPSTEDDLKSSSLSPDEPVKPSFEELNLKDEEISSLKSKLEEKEKELEVFSQENENLKKELNEKMQEISSTKAKEDETSLKLDQVTQELETSKNDGLNLKEKLEATEKAKVALETEMKKLRVQTEQWRKAADAAAAILAGGGVEMNGRRLPERCGSMDKHFGNVFEPAVGGYGGYMGSPGLVDDSDDVFGHGKRKGSGIKMFGDLWKKKGHK